The Methanothrix soehngenii GP6 genome has a window encoding:
- a CDS encoding RDD family protein, with amino-acid sequence MAGQVELEVNGPEQMEYQGIGIRLVSLVIDSIIFGLIFGALGNILGAGGMQGDMFPWYWGVLYFAIYIAYFTLLEGSKGQTVGKMITKIKVVREDGSPIDMSQAFTRNILRIIDGLFAYLIGAILIWRSDKQQRLGDSVARTVVVKAR; translated from the coding sequence ATGGCAGGTCAGGTTGAATTGGAGGTCAACGGTCCGGAGCAGATGGAATACCAAGGAATAGGAATTAGATTGGTATCGCTGGTGATAGACAGCATAATTTTTGGCCTTATATTTGGTGCTCTGGGAAATATTTTGGGAGCTGGAGGTATGCAGGGGGATATGTTTCCCTGGTATTGGGGGGTGCTTTACTTTGCGATATACATAGCATACTTCACCCTACTGGAGGGATCGAAAGGCCAGACCGTGGGCAAGATGATCACCAAAATAAAGGTGGTCAGAGAGGATGGCAGCCCCATAGACATGAGCCAGGCGTTCACAAGAAACATCCTGCGCATAATTGATGGCCTATTTGCCTACCTCATTGGCGCAATATTGATCTGGCGATCCGATAAACAGCAGAGATTGGGCGATAGCGTGGCCAGAACGGTGGTGGTGAAGGCTAGATAG
- a CDS encoding glycosyltransferase family 4 protein, with the protein MRIGMLSWESLYSIKVGGVAPHVSELSEALARRGHEVHIFTRRGDFESYDKINGVHYQRADVDDHGDIVDQMNRMCDALYHRFGAVQQLFGNFDVVHGHDWHPVLALTRIKSDYHLPFLLTMHSTEWGRNGNTFGYGISEEISHREWQGCYEAAKVIVTTRRMQDELMQIYSLPKDKIPIIPNGIIVGKMRRGVDAGRIKEKYGIHPLAPVVLFCGRMSVQKGPDLLVEAIPQVLRNRPDVCFVFIGEGGMRSECEQKARYLGIADSCRFLGYTSSAEKQMLINACDMMCVPSRNEPFGVVVLEAWDACKPVVATDAVSIINNFQDGLLAYIQPESIAWCINRIISNPKEMKHLARAGWTRIESEFSWDHIAESTEKVYEQAIEQSH; encoded by the coding sequence ATGCGAATTGGAATGCTCTCCTGGGAGAGTCTGTATTCAATAAAAGTAGGTGGCGTTGCCCCTCATGTCTCAGAGCTATCGGAAGCGCTGGCCAGGCGGGGCCATGAGGTCCATATTTTTACCCGAAGAGGGGACTTTGAGTCCTATGACAAGATAAACGGGGTGCACTACCAGCGGGCTGATGTAGACGACCATGGCGATATCGTCGATCAGATGAACCGGATGTGCGATGCCCTCTATCATCGTTTCGGTGCGGTGCAGCAGCTCTTCGGCAACTTCGATGTAGTGCACGGCCATGACTGGCATCCCGTCCTAGCCCTGACCCGAATAAAGAGCGACTATCATCTGCCCTTCCTGCTGACCATGCATAGCACTGAATGGGGTAGGAACGGGAACACCTTTGGATACGGCATATCCGAGGAGATATCTCATCGAGAGTGGCAGGGATGCTATGAGGCGGCTAAGGTTATTGTGACCACCAGGAGGATGCAGGACGAGCTGATGCAGATCTACAGCCTGCCCAAGGACAAGATTCCCATCATTCCCAATGGCATTATCGTGGGCAAGATGCGGAGAGGCGTAGACGCCGGCCGGATCAAGGAGAAGTACGGCATCCATCCCCTGGCCCCTGTGGTGCTCTTCTGCGGCAGGATGAGCGTCCAGAAGGGGCCGGACCTGCTGGTGGAGGCCATACCTCAGGTGCTGAGAAATAGACCAGATGTCTGTTTCGTCTTCATCGGCGAGGGGGGCATGAGATCGGAATGCGAGCAAAAGGCTCGCTATCTAGGCATCGCAGATTCCTGCCGGTTCCTGGGGTACACATCCAGTGCGGAGAAGCAGATGCTGATCAATGCCTGCGATATGATGTGCGTTCCCTCTCGCAACGAGCCCTTTGGAGTGGTCGTGCTGGAGGCATGGGACGCCTGCAAGCCGGTGGTGGCCACTGATGCGGTGAGCATAATCAACAACTTCCAGGATGGGCTGCTGGCTTATATCCAGCCCGAGTCCATAGCCTGGTGCATAAACCGGATTATCAGCAATCCGAAAGAGATGAAACACCTGGCCCGGGCCGGTTGGACCAGGATAGAGAGCGAGTTCTCCTGGGATCACATAGCTGAGAGTACGGAAAAGGTCTATGAGCAGGCTATTGAGCAAAGCCACTGA